In Moorella sp. Hama-1, a single genomic region encodes these proteins:
- a CDS encoding DUF4446 family protein yields MQSLNSLLAPYYAPILAGLLALQVVLLLWLWHSQAELRRLNGRIRRLAETGEGQDLAEVLKRFHDLGDIQGALELVQQKVADLQVGFEGCLSRMGLIRFNAFPDTGSDLSFALALLNREGNGFILTSLYARDETRVFIKPVREGRSRYRLSEEEEKALAMALGLLAPEKAAS; encoded by the coding sequence TTGCAATCACTAAATTCTTTGCTTGCGCCCTATTACGCGCCTATCCTGGCAGGTTTACTGGCCCTCCAGGTGGTGTTGCTGCTCTGGCTCTGGCACAGCCAGGCAGAATTACGGCGCTTAAACGGGCGTATCCGCCGGCTGGCTGAAACTGGTGAAGGCCAGGACCTTGCTGAGGTGTTGAAACGTTTCCATGATTTGGGAGATATCCAGGGGGCCCTTGAGCTGGTACAACAGAAGGTTGCTGACCTGCAGGTGGGTTTTGAAGGTTGCCTGAGCAGGATGGGACTTATTCGTTTTAACGCTTTTCCGGATACGGGCAGTGATCTCAGTTTTGCCCTGGCCCTCCTTAACCGTGAAGGCAACGGTTTTATTCTTACCAGTCTCTATGCCCGGGATGAGACCCGGGTCTTTATCAAACCGGTTCGAGAAGGCCGATCCCGGTACCGGTTGAGTGAAGAAGAGGAAAAAGCCCTGGCCATGGCCCTGGGACTCCTGGCGCCGGAAAAGGCAGCCAGTTAG
- a CDS encoding pyruvate kinase alpha/beta domain-containing protein, which translates to MTTYWPEKGKQNTGGTIKLALDRARELGLKDIVVASATGYSANLCLGHQELNIVCVTHQAGFKNPGEIEMDPATRRRLEDGGIKVFTTTHLLAGLDRALRFTFQGVYPAEIIANTLRLFGQGTKVAVEVAGMALDAGLIPAGVDIIALGGSNEGVDTALVLRPAHSQDFFATRIKEIICKPREF; encoded by the coding sequence ATGACTACTTACTGGCCAGAAAAAGGCAAGCAGAATACGGGAGGCACGATAAAACTGGCTCTGGACCGGGCCCGGGAACTCGGCCTGAAGGACATAGTGGTAGCCTCGGCTACAGGTTATAGCGCCAACCTGTGCCTGGGCCATCAAGAACTAAATATCGTTTGCGTTACCCACCAGGCCGGCTTTAAAAACCCTGGGGAAATCGAGATGGATCCGGCCACGCGCCGGCGGCTGGAAGATGGCGGGATTAAAGTTTTTACCACTACGCACCTGCTGGCCGGCCTGGACCGGGCCCTGCGCTTCACCTTCCAGGGGGTCTACCCGGCCGAGATTATAGCCAATACCCTGCGCCTATTTGGTCAAGGGACCAAGGTAGCGGTGGAGGTAGCCGGCATGGCCCTGGATGCGGGGTTGATACCGGCTGGGGTGGATATTATCGCCTTGGGCGGTAGCAATGAAGGAGTTGATACGGCGCTGGTTTTACGGCCGGCCCACTCCCAGGACTTCTTTGCCACCAGGATTAAAGAAATAATTTGCAAGCCCAGGGAGTTTTAA
- a CDS encoding M23 family metallopeptidase: protein MPKNRRDRFFTLMLIPGGRQEVHRWLLPLWFFHALAAVLVALMVTLGGALLGVYHYQKRVAELHQIDELNAAQARQIRQLEEQARLLQDKMQSLDRLDQQVRSLAGLGQGGGQLSGGASRGGRLRPAEQSRTLVRVQEALAEVDRDAPRQQLRLQNLARELEQHLAYQAARPSHWPVQGPVTSPFGRRDSPFSWREEVHDGIDIAAAYGAEVQAAGNGRVTFAGWMPVYGQAVIIDHGYGFTSLYGHNSELLVKEGDQVVRGQAIARAGSSGRSTGPHVHFQIKLNGELVDPLNYLEEGEKATGAGKKE from the coding sequence GTGCCAAAGAACCGGCGCGATCGTTTCTTTACCTTGATGCTAATTCCGGGGGGACGCCAGGAAGTACACCGGTGGTTACTACCCCTGTGGTTTTTTCATGCCCTGGCGGCTGTGCTGGTAGCCCTTATGGTTACCCTGGGCGGCGCCTTGCTGGGGGTTTACCATTATCAAAAAAGGGTAGCTGAATTACATCAAATCGACGAGTTGAACGCCGCCCAGGCCCGGCAGATCCGGCAACTAGAGGAGCAGGCCCGGTTACTTCAGGATAAGATGCAGTCCCTGGACCGCCTGGACCAGCAGGTGCGCTCCCTGGCGGGCCTGGGTCAGGGCGGTGGTCAGCTTTCCGGCGGGGCTTCCCGCGGCGGCCGACTGAGGCCGGCGGAACAATCCCGGACCCTGGTCAGGGTCCAGGAGGCCCTGGCGGAGGTGGACAGGGACGCGCCCCGGCAGCAGCTCAGATTGCAGAATTTGGCCCGGGAACTGGAACAACACCTGGCCTACCAGGCGGCCCGGCCCTCCCACTGGCCGGTGCAGGGACCCGTCACTTCACCCTTCGGCCGCCGGGATTCCCCCTTTAGCTGGCGGGAAGAGGTTCACGACGGAATTGATATTGCGGCTGCCTACGGGGCTGAGGTCCAGGCTGCCGGTAACGGCCGGGTGACCTTTGCCGGCTGGATGCCGGTTTACGGCCAGGCCGTAATCATCGACCATGGTTACGGGTTTACGAGCCTGTACGGCCATAATTCCGAACTCCTGGTCAAAGAAGGGGACCAGGTGGTGCGGGGCCAGGCTATCGCCCGGGCGGGCAGCAGCGGTCGCAGCACCGGGCCCCACGTTCATTTTCAGATTAAACTAAACGGGGAACTGGTCGACCCGTTAAATTACCTGGAGGAAGGGGAAAAAGCAACCGGTGCTGGGAAAAAGGAATA
- the larC gene encoding nickel pincer cofactor biosynthesis protein LarC: protein MRVAYFDCFSGISGDMCLGAILANGLSQDVLVTGLNELGLTGWELKTQEVKQHSIAAMDVEVRVIGHQPHRHLGDILELINKSSLPAPVREKATTVFTNLARAEARVHGIDAGEVHFHEVGAVDALVDITGTILGLHLMGIERVISSPLPMGSGWVECQHGRLPVPAPATLYLLQGFPIYGTSDQAELVTPTGAALITTLADRFGPFPAMNLQSAGFGAGKTKLLHPNLLRLVIGEVTAGQLEGEESSLVIETTIDDMNPEFFPALIEATMAAGAVDAYCTPVQMKKGRPGTLFTALCPENKLAMVAAAIFRHSTTLGLRFRRDGRLVCRRRTGEVMTPFGPVIVKWGLYHDADGQAITQVAPEYDSCRQAAHNAGVPVKEVYAAALAAARALPGIE, encoded by the coding sequence ATGCGCGTCGCTTATTTTGATTGCTTCTCCGGTATCAGTGGCGATATGTGCCTGGGGGCCATCCTGGCCAATGGCCTGAGCCAGGACGTACTGGTAACCGGCTTAAATGAACTGGGGCTGACAGGCTGGGAATTAAAGACTCAGGAGGTAAAACAGCATAGTATAGCGGCTATGGATGTAGAGGTACGGGTCATTGGCCATCAACCCCATCGCCACCTGGGCGACATCCTGGAACTTATAAATAAAAGCTCCCTGCCGGCCCCGGTCCGGGAAAAGGCTACAACTGTATTTACCAACCTGGCCCGGGCCGAAGCCCGGGTCCACGGCATCGACGCCGGCGAGGTCCACTTTCATGAGGTGGGGGCCGTTGATGCCCTCGTCGACATCACCGGTACTATCCTGGGTCTCCACCTCATGGGGATCGAACGAGTAATCTCCTCGCCCCTGCCCATGGGTTCCGGCTGGGTCGAGTGCCAGCACGGCCGTCTCCCGGTCCCGGCGCCGGCCACCCTGTATCTCCTTCAGGGTTTCCCTATTTACGGCACCTCCGATCAAGCCGAACTGGTAACCCCAACAGGTGCGGCCTTGATCACCACCCTGGCCGATAGATTCGGCCCCTTCCCGGCCATGAACCTGCAGAGCGCCGGCTTCGGGGCTGGAAAAACCAAGCTATTGCATCCTAACCTCTTGCGCCTGGTCATCGGCGAGGTTACAGCCGGGCAACTGGAGGGGGAGGAGAGTAGCCTGGTCATCGAAACGACCATTGACGATATGAACCCGGAATTCTTTCCCGCCCTTATAGAGGCAACCATGGCCGCCGGCGCCGTTGATGCCTACTGTACCCCCGTGCAAATGAAAAAGGGCCGGCCGGGTACTCTCTTTACGGCCCTCTGTCCGGAAAATAAGTTGGCGATGGTAGCGGCAGCCATCTTTCGCCATTCCACCACCCTGGGGTTACGCTTCCGGCGCGACGGGCGCCTGGTCTGCCGGCGCCGCACCGGTGAGGTCATGACCCCCTTTGGGCCGGTAATCGTTAAATGGGGGCTCTATCATGACGCTGATGGCCAGGCCATAACCCAGGTAGCGCCAGAATACGATTCCTGCCGCCAGGCAGCTCATAACGCCGGGGTGCCGGTAAAGGAGGTCTACGCTGCCGCCCTGGCCGCTGCCCGGGCGCTGCCGGGGATTGAATAA
- a CDS encoding DUF554 domain-containing protein: protein MWGTFVNVLAIIAGSLLGSMVGRRLEQRLVTTVTQATGLGILLAGMAMATQSKNIVLVIVSLVGGGICGELLNIEGHLAGLGRRLEALLTRGGGSRITRAFVSASLLYCVGAMAIMGSLDAGLRGNYSTLYAKALLDGILAVTMASTVGWGVALSALPVLFYQGSITLLAAWLQNYLTPAVVTEITATGGLLIIAISLGVLKIKEINVGNLLPAIFLAALLALKWQ from the coding sequence TTGTGGGGGACATTTGTTAACGTCCTGGCCATTATTGCCGGTTCCCTGCTGGGGAGCATGGTCGGCCGGCGTTTAGAGCAGCGTCTGGTGACAACTGTTACCCAGGCTACGGGCCTGGGTATTTTGCTGGCAGGCATGGCCATGGCGACCCAGAGTAAAAATATCGTACTGGTGATTGTCAGCCTCGTAGGTGGGGGTATTTGCGGTGAGTTGCTGAATATTGAAGGCCACCTGGCGGGACTGGGACGGCGCCTGGAAGCCCTCCTTACCCGGGGCGGGGGTAGCCGTATTACCAGGGCCTTCGTCAGCGCTAGCCTCCTCTATTGCGTAGGGGCTATGGCCATTATGGGCTCCCTGGACGCCGGTTTGCGGGGGAATTACAGTACTCTTTATGCTAAAGCCCTATTAGATGGTATTTTAGCTGTTACCATGGCTTCTACCGTGGGGTGGGGCGTTGCCCTGTCGGCCCTACCGGTTTTATTTTATCAGGGCAGTATTACTCTCCTGGCTGCCTGGTTGCAGAACTACTTGACGCCGGCGGTAGTAACAGAAATCACGGCCACCGGCGGCTTGTTGATTATCGCCATCTCTCTGGGCGTGCTGAAAATTAAGGAGATCAATGTGGGTAACCTTTTGCCGGCCATATTTTTGGCGGCCCTATTGGCGCTAAAATGGCAATAG
- the larE gene encoding ATP-dependent sacrificial sulfur transferase LarE, giving the protein MLSSELNTKLATLQGKLQEWESILIAYSGGVDSSLLLKVASMTPVKVLAVTAVSPTYPQAEIAAATDLARKLGVQHMVINSKEMGNPKFCANPPERCYHCKKELFADLQKLAWEHGLKVIVDGANIDDCDDFRPGRKAARECGVKSPLQEAGLTKADIRQLARHLGLPNWDKPSMACLSSRIPYGQMITPAKLGQVAAAEAYLRQLGLQEIRVRHHGSIARIEVNPAAFALLIDNQVRQAMVDRFHEIGFTYVTLDLEGFRSGSMNAVLSAEERKL; this is encoded by the coding sequence ATGTTATCTTCTGAATTAAACACCAAGCTGGCCACCCTCCAGGGGAAACTCCAAGAATGGGAAAGCATCCTGATTGCCTATTCTGGAGGCGTGGATAGCAGCCTGCTCCTTAAAGTAGCCAGTATGACGCCGGTTAAGGTCCTGGCCGTGACCGCCGTTTCCCCTACCTACCCGCAGGCCGAAATCGCCGCTGCCACCGACCTGGCCCGGAAACTGGGGGTCCAGCACATGGTAATTAATTCCAAAGAGATGGGTAACCCGAAATTCTGTGCCAACCCCCCGGAACGCTGTTATCACTGCAAAAAGGAGTTATTCGCCGACCTGCAAAAGCTAGCGTGGGAACACGGACTCAAGGTTATAGTTGACGGGGCCAACATCGACGATTGCGATGACTTCCGCCCCGGTAGAAAAGCCGCCCGGGAGTGTGGCGTTAAAAGCCCCCTCCAGGAAGCCGGCTTGACCAAGGCCGACATCCGCCAGCTGGCCCGTCACCTGGGATTACCCAACTGGGATAAGCCCTCTATGGCCTGTCTGTCTTCCCGCATACCTTACGGACAGATGATAACCCCGGCCAAGCTTGGGCAGGTTGCTGCCGCCGAAGCCTACCTGCGCCAACTCGGATTGCAGGAGATACGAGTGCGCCACCACGGCAGCATCGCCAGGATCGAAGTTAACCCGGCCGCCTTTGCCCTTCTTATTGACAACCAAGTGCGGCAGGCCATGGTTGACCGTTTCCATGAAATCGGGTTCACCTACGTTACCCTGGATCTGGAAGGCTTCCGCAGCGGGAGTATGAACGCCGTTCTATCGGCAGAAGAACGAAAGTTATAG